In Pan troglodytes isolate AG18354 chromosome 21, NHGRI_mPanTro3-v2.0_pri, whole genome shotgun sequence, one genomic interval encodes:
- the GID8 gene encoding glucose-induced degradation protein 8 homolog, producing MSYAEKPDEITKDEWMEKLNNLHVQRADMNRLIMNYLVTEGFKEAAEKFRMESGIEPSVDLETLDERIKIREMILKGQIQEAIALINSLHPELLDTNRYLYFHLQQQHLIELIRQRETEAALEFAQTQLAEQGEESRECLTEMERTLALLAFDSPEESPFGDLLHTMQRQKVWSEVNQAVLDYENRESTPKLAKLLKLLLWAQNELDQKKVKYPKMTDLSKGVIEEPK from the exons ATGAGTTATGCAGAAAAACCCGATGAAATCACGAAAGATGAGTGGATGGAAAAGCTCAATAACTTGCATGTCCAGAGAGCAGACATGAACCGCCTCATCATGAACTACCTGGTCACAG agGGCTTTAAGGAAGCAGCGGAGAAGTTTCGAATGGAATCTGGAATCGAACCTAGTGTGGATCTGGAAACACTTGATGAACGAATCAAGATCCGGGAGATGATACTGAAAGGTCAGATTCAGGAGGCCATCGCCTTGATCAACAGCCTCCACCCAGAGCTCTTGGACACAAACCGGTATCTTTACTTCCATTTGCAG CAACAGCATTTGATTGAGCTGATCCGCCAGCGGGAGACAGAGGCGGCGCTGGAGTTTGCACAGACTCAGCTGGCGGAGCAGGGCGAGGAGAGCCGAGAGTGCCTCACAGAGATGGAGCGTACCCTGGCACTGCTGGCCTTTGACAGTCCCGAGGAGTCGCCCTTCGGAGACCTCCTCCACACCATGCAGAGGCAGAAG GTGTGGAGTGAAGTTAACCAAGCTGTCCTAGATTATGAAAATCGCGAGTCAACACCCAAACTGGCAAAATTACTGAAACTACTACTTTGGGCTCAGAACGAGCTGGAccagaagaaagtaaaatatcCCAAAATGACAGACCTCAGCAAGGGTGTGATTGAGGAGCCCAAGTAG